The DNA segment CATCGATAAAGAGAATTTCATAATTTTGAGTGAGAGAATCAATGACCGGTTTTAGCCTTTGATAGAATTTTTGTATAACTTTTTCATCATTAAAAACCGGCACGACAAGCGATAAACTTTTCATAATTCAGATAGAACACGGATATTACGGATTGAACGGATGGTCACGGATTTTTTTAATATTTTCATATTTCTTTTTTACTCAAACTTCGGAAGTTTTCGCAACAAATTTGTTTTCTTTATTTGCCTGGAAATACTGATCATTCCTCCCATAAAAGCAGGAACTCCGGTCAAGATGAGGAAATTGAAAATTGAAACCGTGAACGAGATCGAAGGATCGATTCCTAATAATCCGAAAAAATAAACGAACGCGGATTCTCTTACTCCGAAACCGCTGATCGTTATCGGAATCAAAGAGATAATCTGGATTATAGGAATAATCGCAATGAAGAAAATCAGAGGTTTTTGAATATTCATTGCTCTGAATAAAATGAAAACATTCAGAATAGTCAGCATCTGAACGAGTAAAATTATGGGAAATACTTTATAGGAAGTTCTTAAATATGGAAATTTTGTTAAGGATTTATGGAGTTTCTGCAGGTAGGAAAAGATTTTGATTTTGGAGAAAATGTTCTCAAATTTTGAGATCAGAAAATTGTAAATCCTGTTGTTGGCAGCAAAGATCAGAACCAGTAAAACGAGTAAAGTTAGAGACAATAAAATGAATCGTAAGCGGAAAATGTTCTGCAAATCACTTATGATTAAAGTTCCGATAATTCCAATAAAGCATAAAAGCAGGAAGCCAAACAATTTTTCAACAACAACCGTGCTTCCAGATTTTCCCGGATTTTGCGGATGTCTTTTCTCGATCTGGTAAATCCTGACCGCAGCGAATCCATCT comes from the Candidatus Cloacimonadota bacterium genome and includes:
- a CDS encoding flippase-like domain-containing protein; amino-acid sequence: MKSSHLFRILRVKMKKRILTIIQLLISIGLLTLVILKYNISLFDNIRSLSNPNFLFISLGITIIFIPLSAAFRWKILLKYAGLNENIFTLIKVNFISIFWGIFLPSSDGFAAVRIYQIEKRHPQNPGKSGSTVVVEKLFGFLLLCFIGIIGTLIISDLQNIFRLRFILLSLTLLVLLVLIFAANNRIYNFLISKFENIFSKIKIFSYLQKLHKSLTKFPYLRTSYKVFPIILLVQMLTILNVFILFRAMNIQKPLIFFIAIIPIIQIISLIPITISGFGVRESAFVYFFGLLGIDPSISFTVSIFNFLILTGVPAFMGGMISISRQIKKTNLLRKLPKFE